The Ralstonia pickettii DTP0602 genome segment CCACAGCGAGGTGTTCATGGCTGGCTCGAGGCGGGCTGCGCCAGCAGCGTGGGCGACAGCGCGGTCGACGCCGCTTGCATGAAGACGGTGCCGCGCGCATCGTTGGCGGCGGCGGGCGCGCCCGGCACCGATGCCGGCGCGGGCACGGCGGGCGAAGCCGGCAGCGGCGGCGATGCGGGAGCCGGGGGCGGTGCGGGCGGCGCAGGCGGTGGCGGCTGCGGCGGCGGCGGTGGTGGCGGTGCCGCGTTGAGGTCCGTCGGCACCGTGTAGGTAAAGCGCCGCCAGTCCGACGCCAGGTTCCAGTCGCGCGTATTGACGGCATTGATCTGGAATGGCTTGGGCAGCTGCGACAGGTCGAGCCGCATGCGCACTTCAGCGTGGTAGCTCTCGCCCGGCTTGACCGCATTGCGCTCGAACACGCGCCAGCCGCGCACGCGCTGGATGAATTGCAGCGCGCTCTTCAGGCGCGTGAACGGCAGCTGCAGGCCGCCGGTGGAGACGCGGTACTGGCGTGTCAGCGGCTGGTACGACAGGCGCACGTTGCGGCTGATGTTGACGGGCTTTTCGTCGAACCAGTACCAGCGCGGACGCGTGAGCTGAAAGTCGACCGCGAAATAGAGGGAGATGCCCTTGTGCAGCGCGTCTTCGAGCGCGGGCGGCAGGTCGAAGTCGAAACTGGCAGCGAGTTCGAAACCGCCATCCTGGTATTCGATGCGCGCTTCGGTGGCTTCGATGACTTGCGCCTGCACCGCAGGCGGCTGCAACAGCAGAGTCGCCAGCGCCAGCACGAGGGCCAGCCACCAGCGCGCCAGTGCGCCACGCCTGGCTGCGCCGTGGTGGGGCGGATGCAGGCGCGCCTTGCCCGCCGTAGTGTCCACGGTCGCGCGGCAGTCTGACAGGCGCGGCATGCTCGGCATCGGATCAGATCAGGCGCGTTTCTGAAAGCGGGCGTAGAAGAAGCCATCGTGATCCGATGGCAGGCTGGCCTGGCCGGCTTCCTTTTCACCTTGTTCGCCAGCCATTTGCGTGGTTCCGGTGCCGGGCAGCAGCTGCCCCGGCGCCTGCAATCGTATCGCATCTGCCAGCTGTGCACCAAACCAGCGCGCCTGCTCCTCGCCTTCCGTTGGGAAAATAGAACAGGTGACGTAGACCAGGATGCCGCCCGGTTTGAGCAGCGGCCACAGCTGCGAGACGATGCGGCGCTGTTCGGTGATCAGCTTGGCGATATCGGTGTCGCGGCGCAGCCAGCGGATATCGGGATGGCGCCGCACGATGCCCGAGGCCGAGCACGGCACGTCGGCCAGGATGCGGTCGAATGGCTGGCCGTCCCACCAGTCTGAGGGCCGGCTGGCATCGCCCACCACGATCTTCGCTTCCCTGCCCAGGCGGGCCAGGTTCTCGCCGATGCGAACGGCGCGTTGCGGGTCGCTCTCCACTGCGGTCACGTCGATATCGGCGAGCTCCAGCAGGTGGCCGGTCTTGCCGCCGGGCGCGGCGCAGGCGTCAAGCACGCGCATGCCGTCGGCCACTTCCAGCAGCGGTGCGGCCAGTTGCGCGCCGGCATCCTGCACCGACACCACGCCTTCGGCAAAGCCCGGCAACTGCGTTACCGGCACTGCGCGGATCAGCCGCACGGCCTGCGGGCCGACCACGGTGCCGGCCAGGCCGGCATTGGCGAGGTCGGTCTGGTATTGCTGGACCGAGGTGCGCGCGGTGTTCACGCGCACCGTCATTGGCGGGCGCACGTTGGCGCTGGCGGCAAGCGTCATCCATTGGTCGGGGTAGGCCTCGCGCAGCATGCGCAGCCACCACGGCGGTAGGTTCCAGCGTGCCTGCTCGTCGCGGTTGACGTCGGCCAGCAGCGCCTTGCGTTCGCGCAGGAAGCGGCGCAGCACCGCATTGACCAGGCCGCGCGCGTGCGCGGTCTTGGGTTCGGAGGCGGCGGCGCTCACCGCCTGGTCGACGACCGTGAAGGTGCTGTAGCCGGGGCGGCCCGCGCCCCCGTCCTGCTGGTCTTTGTCTGCATTGTCCTGCTTGTCGCGCGGGCCCGGCGCGTGTTCCAGCAGCAAGGCCAGCGCCACGGCCAGCAGCGAATCGACCTGCGCGCCGGGCGGGCGCGTGACCAGCTTCGTCACCAGCGCGCGCGCGGTGCCGAACTGGCGCATGGTGCGATAGGCGATGTCCTGCAGCGCGCCGCGCGTGGCAGCATCGCGCACGCGGTCCAGGCGCAGCTGCGCAGCGGCGTCCTCGATCGCCTGCGGCAAGGCGGTGCCTTCGCTGACGGCACGTACCGCGGCGGCGGCGCCGAGCATCTGGAAGGCAAGCGAATCGGGAGGCAGGCGCATATCGGTCAGGCAGCAGCTAAGGCAGTAAAGTGAGTGGTGGGATCGCGCCGCACGGCGCGGGCCATGAAAAAGCCCGCCGGTCCATGCGGAAACAGCGGGCAGTTTACCCTGTGCGCGGGCCGGGGCCGGTTTTCCGGCCAGCGGGCAGAGGCGATCAGGCCGGGTACGTACCCGTCTGCGCCATCTGCATCAGGCGTGCGATGCGCTCCTCGGTGGCCGGGTGGGTCGAGAACAGGTTGGCGATGGCGCCGCCCGACAGCGGGTTCATGATCATCATCTGCGCCGTGGCCGGGTGCTCCTCGGCCGCCTGGAACGGGATGCCCTGCGCGTAGCGGTGGATCTTGTCCAGCGCGCTGGCCAGCGCCTGCGGGTCGCCGCAGATCTCGGCACCGCCGCGGTCGGCTTCGAATTCACGCGCGCGCGAGATCGCCATCTGGATCAGCGAGGCCGCCAGCGGCGCCAGGATCGCCACGGCAATGCTGGCGATCGGGTTGCTGCGGTTGCCGTTCTCGTCGCGCCCGCCAAAGAACATCGCCATATTGGCCAGCGCGGAAATGGCACCGGCCATGGTCGCGGCGATGGTCGAGGTCAGGATGTCGCGGTGGCGCACGTGCGCCAGTTCATGCGCCATCACCCCCCGCAGTTCGCGCTCGGACAGCACGCGCAGGATGCCGGTGGTGGCGGCCACGGCAGCGTGTTCCGGGTTGCGGCCGGTGGCAAACGCGTTGGGCGCGTCTTCATTGATCAGGTACACGCGCGGCATCGGCAGCCCGGCGCGCTGCGCCAGCTCCTGCACCATGCCGTAGAACTGCGGCGCGCTGCCGGCGTCGACTTCCTGCGCGTTGTACATGCGCAGGACCATCTTGTCCGAGAACCAGTAGGAGAAGAAGTTCATGCCCAGCGCGATCAGCAGCGCCAACATCATGCCGCTGCGCCCGCCGATCATGCCGCCGATGACGATGAACAGCGCCGTGATGGCCGCCATCAGCATGAAGGTCTTGACCCAGTTGAACATTGCGGTGATCTCCGTGTAATCGCGAATCGCGTGACTCGCGCCCGGCCGGGAAAGCTGGCGCGATGACCGTTAGATAGGGGCCGATACCGGAAAATTCAACGGTTGGGCGAGGTCCGGGCCTTGCGCGCCACGCGATGGCGAGCCGCGCACCCGGCGCAATGCGTAGCGTGTCTGCCGGGCGATCCCGCCAGCACTTGCGCCACCAGGACCGCCTGATTATGCCTGTGCCGTCCCGTCCCCGGGCACCGCGCAGCGCGCACCCGGCACCAGCGGCATGCCCTGCAGGAACTGCTGCGCGGGCTGGCGGCGCCCGCCCGGCCTCTGCAGCTCGGTGACCAGTAGCGCGCTGCTGTCGCCGCAGGCGATGAGGATGCCGGCGGCATCGGCCGCGAGTACCGTACCAGGCGAATGCGGCAGGCTGCTGGCCGCGGCAAGCGGCGCGGCCTGCCAGCACTTGATCACGGTGTCGCCGACCTGCACCGTCGCCCCCGGGAACGGATTGAACGCGCGCACCTGGTTGGCCAGTTCCACGGCCGGGCGGCGCAGGTCCAGCGGCGCCTCGTCCTTGGCGATCTTATCGGCGTAGGTGACGCCCTCTTCCGGCTGCGGCGTAGCGGTCAGCGTCTGGCCCGCGGCCAGCGCCGTCAGCCCCTCGACGATCATGCGCGCGCCCAGCGCGGCCAGCGTGTCGTGCAGCGTGCCGGTGGTGTCCTCGGGGCCGATCGGCACCGCTTCGCGCGTGAGCATGTCGCCGGTGTCCAGGCCCTCGTCCATCTGCATCAGCGTGATGCCGGTCTCGGCATCGCCCGCCTCGATGGCGCGGTGGATCGGCGCCGCGCCGCGCCAGCGCGGCAGCAGCGAGCCATGGATATTGAGGCAGCCCAGGCGCGGCAGCGCCAGCACCTCGGCCGGCAGGATCAGGCCGTAGGCGGCCACCACCATCACGTCGGGCGCGATCTCAGCCAGTGTGTCCACCGCGGCCGCGGCTTCTTCCGGGTACTTGCCCTGGCGGCGCAGCGAGCGCGGCTGCAGCACCGGGCCGAGCCCGTTGGCGGCGGCGTACTGCTTGACCGGGCTGGCCTGCAGCTGCATGCCGCGGCCGGCGGGACGGTCCGGCTGCGTGAGCACGGCCACGACGGGAAAGCCGGCTGCGTGGATGGCTTCAAGCGCGACGCGCGCGAACTCGGGCGTGCCGGCAAAGGCGACACGCAGGGATCTGGCTTGGGAGGCTTTCGACATGGCAGGTTCCGGGCTTGCTGGCGTCAGGACCGGTGGGCCCTAAAGCAGAACCGGCCGCTATAGCGGCCGGTACCTTCGTTCTTCGGAAGTCATAAAGATAACAGACCCCCGCGCGCGGGCCATGCGCCGGTGGCTGGATTCCGGCGGGCTGTTACATCTTTGTGAGGGGCGCCGCTTACATGCGCGTGCGTTCGCGCTTCTGCAGTTTGCTCTTGATGCGATTGAGCTTGAGCGGCGACAGGTACTCGACAAACACCTTGCCGCGCAGGTGATCGATCTCGTGCTGGATGCACACGGCCAGCAGGTCGTCGGCGTCAAGCTCGAAGGTCTCGCCCTTCTCGTTGAGCGCGCGCACGCGCACGCGGTCCGGGCGCTCGACGCGGTCGTAGACCTCGGGCACCGACAGGCAGCCCTCTTCCCACACCTTGCGGTTCTCGCTGGCCCAGATGATCTCCGGGTTGATAAAGACCTGGAGCTGGTCGCGCGTCTCGGAGACGTCGATCACCACCACCTGCTCGTGCACGTTGACCTGGGTGGCGGCCAGCCCGATGCCAGGCGCTTCATACATGGTTTCAGCCATGTCCTTGACCAGCTGGCGGATGCGGTCGTCCACCGCGGCCACGGGTTTGGCAACGGTGTGCAGGCGGGGATCGGGGTAAGTCAGGATGTCGAGTTTTGCCATGATGCTAGGGCGCAACGCCAAGCGCTGCCGGCGCAACGGTCGCGTTGCGGCGGCCAGTGTTTACATGCAGAATCGGGGCGCAAGTACAAAAATTCAAGGCGCGCCGCAGCAGGCACGCTCTCCCGGGTCAATCCGGCCGAACCACCGGCTGGTCAGGAAAATGCGCGATCTTACCAAAGAACACCAGGCGGCGTCGGGCCGCAGGCTGCACGCGTTCACCCTCCTCTTGCTGAGTGCTGCCGGCC includes the following:
- a CDS encoding signal peptide protein, yielding MPSMPRLSDCRATVDTTAGKARLHPPHHGAARRGALARWWLALVLALATLLLQPPAVQAQVIEATEARIEYQDGGFELAASFDFDLPPALEDALHKGISLYFAVDFQLTRPRWYWFDEKPVNISRNVRLSYQPLTRQYRVSTGGLQLPFTRLKSALQFIQRVRGWRVFERNAVKPGESYHAEVRMRLDLSQLPKPFQINAVNTRDWNLASDWRRFTYTVPTDLNAAPPPPPPPQPPPPAPPAPPPAPASPPLPASPAVPAPASVPGAPAAANDARGTVFMQAASTALSPTLLAQPASSQP
- a CDS encoding 16S rRNA methyltransferase (K03500: rsmB, sun; 16S rRNA (cytosine967-C5)-methyltransferase [EC:2.1.1.176]), which gives rise to MRLPPDSLAFQMLGAAAAVRAVSEGTALPQAIEDAAAQLRLDRVRDAATRGALQDIAYRTMRQFGTARALVTKLVTRPPGAQVDSLLAVALALLLEHAPGPRDKQDNADKDQQDGGAGRPGYSTFTVVDQAVSAAASEPKTAHARGLVNAVLRRFLRERKALLADVNRDEQARWNLPPWWLRMLREAYPDQWMTLAASANVRPPMTVRVNTARTSVQQYQTDLANAGLAGTVVGPQAVRLIRAVPVTQLPGFAEGVVSVQDAGAQLAAPLLEVADGMRVLDACAAPGGKTGHLLELADIDVTAVESDPQRAVRIGENLARLGREAKIVVGDASRPSDWWDGQPFDRILADVPCSASGIVRRHPDIRWLRRDTDIAKLITEQRRIVSQLWPLLKPGGILVYVTCSIFPTEGEEQARWFGAQLADAIRLQAPGQLLPGTGTTQMAGEQGEKEAGQASLPSDHDGFFYARFQKRA
- a CDS encoding protease (K03799: htpX; heat shock protein HtpX [EC:3.4.24.-]) encodes the protein MFNWVKTFMLMAAITALFIVIGGMIGGRSGMMLALLIALGMNFFSYWFSDKMVLRMYNAQEVDAGSAPQFYGMVQELAQRAGLPMPRVYLINEDAPNAFATGRNPEHAAVAATTGILRVLSERELRGVMAHELAHVRHRDILTSTIAATMAGAISALANMAMFFGGRDENGNRSNPIASIAVAILAPLAASLIQMAISRAREFEADRGGAEICGDPQALASALDKIHRYAQGIPFQAAEEHPATAQMMIMNPLSGGAIANLFSTHPATEERIARLMQMAQTGTYPA
- a CDS encoding methionyl-tRNA formyltransferase (K00604: MTFMT, fmt; methionyl-tRNA formyltransferase [EC:2.1.2.9]): MSKASQARSLRVAFAGTPEFARVALEAIHAAGFPVVAVLTQPDRPAGRGMQLQASPVKQYAAANGLGPVLQPRSLRRQGKYPEEAAAAVDTLAEIAPDVMVVAAYGLILPAEVLALPRLGCLNIHGSLLPRWRGAAPIHRAIEAGDAETGITLMQMDEGLDTGDMLTREAVPIGPEDTTGTLHDTLAALGARMIVEGLTALAAGQTLTATPQPEEGVTYADKIAKDEAPLDLRRPAVELANQVRAFNPFPGATVQVGDTVIKCWQAAPLAAASSLPHSPGTVLAADAAGILIACGDSSALLVTELQRPGGRRQPAQQFLQGMPLVPGARCAVPGDGTAQA
- a CDS encoding peptide deformylase (K01462: PDF, def; peptide deformylase [EC:3.5.1.88]) yields the protein MAKLDILTYPDPRLHTVAKPVAAVDDRIRQLVKDMAETMYEAPGIGLAATQVNVHEQVVVIDVSETRDQLQVFINPEIIWASENRKVWEEGCLSVPEVYDRVERPDRVRVRALNEKGETFELDADDLLAVCIQHEIDHLRGKVFVEYLSPLKLNRIKSKLQKRERTRM